The Candidatus Mancarchaeum acidiphilum sequence TATCTTCCCGGAAACATAGCTCTCATCATCGGATAAAGGCACAAAGATGTCCATACCATATTCCTTCTGGAAGAACAGGTTGGTGTCGAACACGCCTATATGCCCTATGTGTATGCTGGCACTGGGATTGAACCCTGAGACTATTGCGGATTTTTCGTGCTTGTTCAGCCTCTCCATGAACACATCAAAATCCCTGTGCGAATACATAAGCCCGTTCTTAAACGTGTAGAAGGCTGGAAGGCTCATGTCCTTTAGCTTCTTGGCTCCAAAAAGCCCGATCAATTTCTCATTGTCGGCCGACATCTTCTTGTCAAATTCGACTATCTGCTTCTTTTCTTCATCAGTATAATCTTTGTAATTATCAGGCATGATACCACAGTAGTAGTTTGCAGTGAAAGATTATAACTATTTTGTGTGGAAGAGGGAAAACGAATTTGTTTCTGCTTGCGCCTTTTGCTATGGCCTGCCTTAATCCTTTATTGAGGTTAACGAAAGTTTAATATACTTTCGAGTTTGATTTTATCCTTGTATAATGAGATTTTTTATTCCTGCAATCCTGTGATCTATTATGGCAAAGAATAACAAACAGATAAGTTTGTGGGTTGCCACTGCTGTGGGCCTTGGCGCAATAATAGGGGCGGGCATATTCGTGCTCAGCGGTACTGCCATTGCATTGGCGGGGGCTTACTCGCTGATAGCTTTTATACTTGTTGGAGTTCTGGCTGTAATAATAGCAATGGAATTTGGGGAATTGGGATCGATAATGCCCCATGCAAAAGGTGCTTCATTCTCATATGCTTATGAGGCTTTTGGCAGCGAGCTTGGATTCATAGTTGGAATACTGATGTATTTCAGCTTCGCGACTGCGATATCCGCAATTGCATTGGGATTTGGATCCTATGCAACAAGCCTCCTTGGGGTTGCAAGCCATTCATATTCGGTGATGTTCGCCATACTATTGATTTTCATACTGTCGATAGTCAATATAATAGGCATCAAGAAAGCGGCCAAGGCAGACTCGTTCCTTGTCATGATAAAGCTTGGCATATTGACCCTTTTTATAGTTGCTGCGATGGCCCTGGCTTATTCATCGCATATTTTTGCCGCTTCCAATTTCTCTGTTACAAAATCCACGGGAACGATAGCCGCCATATTCGCTGCCAGCATAGCTGTGTTCTTCGCATATTCGGGGTTCCAATCGATATCTACCATGACCTCTGATGTTAAGGGGGGAAGTAAAGCTGCAGGGAAAGCGATAGTGCTCTCTGTAGTGATAAGCATGATATTCTATGTATTGGTAGTGATCGCAATGATGATGATGGTGCCTGCATCAAAGTTTACGATTTCTGCTGACCCTCTTTCATTTGCGCTTCAATATGCGCATGCACCTTATGCTCTATTCGTTATAGTTGGTATAGGGGCACTGATAGCGACAACATCGGCTACGCTTGCTATGATACTTACATCTTCAAGAGTGCTTTACCAGATAAGCGAC is a genomic window containing:
- a CDS encoding APC family permease; its protein translation is MAKNNKQISLWVATAVGLGAIIGAGIFVLSGTAIALAGAYSLIAFILVGVLAVIIAMEFGELGSIMPHAKGASFSYAYEAFGSELGFIVGILMYFSFATAISAIALGFGSYATSLLGVASHSYSVMFAILLIFILSIVNIIGIKKAAKADSFLVMIKLGILTLFIVAAMALAYSSHIFAASNFSVTKSTGTIAAIFAASIAVFFAYSGFQSISTMTSDVKGGSKAAGKAIVLSVVISMIFYVLVVIAMMMMVPASKFTISADPLSFALQYAHAPYALFVIVGIGALIATTSATLAMILTSSRVLYQISDNKLLPKALRKYDKKKDVAINGVIISSVIGVVMLFSGNIYIIAAISNFGLLLSYLISSFALIHFRRNNKEGIFRTPLYPYSTIAGIILLGLFIAGMPREALDIGVLLILGLLMAYYFLVEFKRKKVIREEIFK